The following are encoded together in the Bactrocera neohumeralis isolate Rockhampton chromosome 6, APGP_CSIRO_Bneo_wtdbg2-racon-allhic-juicebox.fasta_v2, whole genome shotgun sequence genome:
- the LOC126762270 gene encoding autophagy-related protein 2 homolog A: MSWFNVWTAIKTKTCRYLLQRYLGQFIDETIDLKQLKVDLYNGKATVKNVSLNVTALNAILEAQGWAIEIISGRIGVLTATVPWNALMSQCSCIDVEDVVISVRPVQRKTNGTSMLESMWSSASNSMQLAEECMKQHDDDTEESNQVDAKSIPGLEKFAETIDNILNRIKATFKNTFIQLEYQSSDSSKAISLRFNINELIYENVTGCMQEQRHENSPRVQTNNLEETEENKYLLPMFAKHNISICGLTVSTEELKTMSESLLYENKDFSQSCAIPIMEIREEIHFRIKMKQSENINGPKIIIESEIGSIYTLITPRQIHLILQLIDAFQNDACDKQEADYYEEKQHNDNYLYHKSNETVELGNWIDCETGPSVVNPLPRINLDKLKDLSRGYSPPSSSISSSTTLTGLSKWQRKTSSLEYSGDILSFSVKVSAFVSIVLLEDVLVETESNNISPLNKTSEQNMIDFAKEFFDHVHQLFDKKIDSAALTCGKNHLFISISPITSGGSQHRIKQMILSKINFAAQKIDLYEVLNGEPSELITFDRTENYNTPDVAVHVESDVTSKSVNIALQNCRIELDISIYDRLSAILAPSPFAAYSSEHGSQFVKQESSKLTFITNLTSTAMELILRFPIYDARPIHDPNRVPWWQKNIRPDYMIISLDHACMKFVGGKFDILTNELNAYYVDKERDDKVWILKTNSMKVNSEVIDYVKISVTIPDEYYWTSIKDNFLVGNFNDNIKPTDADSLPFSAKRFCRESDTIHNKSENMESETILLPGETIELAEFRRTTMRTSRIQVEVTVPNLHIILESKKFYEVIYNRFNTDLFMWEPSSPILNSINTICVENKQSIYNIPSSSEPQYSRFNEFDLSESEESGSFAEQNINLKGISMTESIYFSTLDSHNTEDIYREEINIKKSQFSINVSIRNGLVELFVPIRDTENQIMPEDMGKIDINVNELNIFSVNGYNSNKNVCYLCIEIDDIKMDHCGLLHEISTKLINENERNMQKTFYKTPRGLLKSNQPPIIEREMISLVIETKRVPEQRVKRIVVTTGIQQATLGYHPSITNQFWLNQLIDFLDVVDYPIEGYVPFGIITEMQLHLWNCAIDYRPTNFDYRAIVELGAFTISSNVISSVAGCNLRFIVEDFVLYIAQNKENTKSQNSNKIPIDSKYLVPVLDIGLVDISLRLNENSEKYPKFDLRCSVHDAHLRTCSDSGKALAQLIEHLANDGDTVEPEQNISSTTTLQQSRLEINETPTLVEHKRKESLTEQQDWQQERVNIMMAEALRETITLSAVPSTSKNSKLAGHGIEPFYFPDEQQPGILDDDYDCGDNLSAIVNFEHHVMSSSYCPAEPNVDVLPQIKSDLGDINNERLYSMHRRHPREDEYCVISEDERRKVSQCGVLELKLCEDPIRIVDNHFCLPSNKLDLLKPPDDFPMPVSRYTLCEMTFTWHLYGGKDFLTTTDDISAKDDPGHFRMSDAYKHGVSYSKGSNSVSGSKKSKDLSWKTIGGVQRNHDILVEIQLTKVRLSHEIYPTHITQASRQVLVIHDIEIRDRLKSSEINKFLYNPNFKTTSQKCPQQMLVVKALHVRPKPIISSAQECSLRISLLPMRLNIDQDTLIFLADYFTNIGSKMKETNLSDNNQPAEAHAPIMDVELTEDEEDLQARNLISTNLELLENEVIDKTEKQSEEIEKSSPIYFREVIFGPDVSIRFDYHGRRVELSRGPIAGLLMGLGQLQCSEIKLKKIIYRRGFLGVDKLVAYLCREWLKDIKRNQLPKILKGVGPTYSFVQFIQGVIDLFRLPIEQYQRDGRLIRGIQLGAQSFTARTALAALEITSRVIQILQFTAETAFDMVSSGPSIRTIRRHRRDRKRRSNRPKDMREGVTNAYLILKEGINESAATLIETAAAEHDQKGYTGAVGAVMRQLPQLVVCPAVLATQATTNILGGVKSSLVPDAKVEAREKWKTDID; encoded by the coding sequence ATGTCTTGGTTCAATGTTTGGACTGCCATTAAAACTAAAACATGCAGATATCTATTGCAACGGTATTTGGGACAATTTATAGACGAAACAATAGACTTAAAGCAATTAAAAGTTGATTTATACAATGGTAAAGCTACTGTGAAAAATGTATCATTAAATGTGACAGCGTTGAACGCTATATTAGAAGCTCAAGGATGGGCTATAGAAATTATAAGTGGCCGTATAGGAGTTCTAACGGCTACTGTCCCATGGAATGCATTAATGTCGCAATGCAGCTGTATTGATGTTGAAGACGTAGTTATTTCGGTAAGACCTGTTCAAAGGAAAACGAATGGAACATCCATGTTAGAATCAATGTGGTCGTCAGCAAGCAATTCTATGCAGTTAGCAGAAGAATGTATGAAGCAGCATGATGACGATACTGAAGAAAGCAATCAAGTAGATGCAAAATCAATTCCGGGCCTAGAGAAATTCGCGGAAACTATAGACAACATATTAAACAGAATAAAagcaacatttaaaaatacttttatacaaCTTGAATATCAATCATCAGATAGTTCAAAAGCCATATCTCTGCGCTTTAATATAAATGAGTTAATATACGAAAATGTTACTGGCTGTATGCAAGAACAGCGCCATGAAAACTCTCCTAGGGTCCAAACCAACAATTTGGAAGAAACCGAGGAAAATAAATATCTGTTACCTATGTTTGCGAAacataatataagtatatgtggtTTAACTGTAAGTACTGAAGAGTTGAAGACAATGAGTGAAAGCTTATTATACGAGAATAAAGATTTTTCTCAATCATGCGCTATTCCTATTATGGAAATAAGAGaagaaatacattttcgaatcaaAATGAAACAATCGGAAAATATAAACGGAcctaaaataattattgaatccGAAATCGGTTCGATTTATACTCTTATTACTCCAAGACAAATACACTTGATTTTACAACTAATAGATGCTTTTCAAAATGATGCTTGCGATAAACAGGAAGCCGATTATTACGAAGAAAAGCAACACaatgataattatttgtatcaCAAAAGCAATGAAACGGTTGAATTGGGTAACTGGATTGATTGTGAAACAGGTCCCTCTGTTGTAAATCCATTACCGCGAATAAATTTGGATAAATTAAAAGACTTATCGAGAGGATATTCGCCACCTAGTAGCTCTATTAGCTCTAGCACCACATTGACTGGCTTGTCAAAGTGGCAACGTAAAACATCAAGTTTGGAGTATTCCGGTGATATTTTAAGCTTTTCTGTCAAAGTATCAGCGTTTGTATCAATAGTACTTTTGGAAGACGTGCTGGTAGAAACCGAATCGAATAATATAAGTCCTCTTAACAAAACAAGCGAACAGAATATGATAGATTTcgcaaaagaattttttgatcaTGTTCATcaactttttgataaaaaaattgactCAGCCGCGTTAACGTGTGGTAAAAACCATTTGTTTATTTCTATATCGCCAATAACTAGTGGAGGAAGTCAGCACAGGATCAAACAAATGATATTGTCGAAAATAAATTTCGCAGCACAAAAGATCGATCTTTATGAAGTATTAAATGGAGAACCGTCTGAGTTGATAACATTTGATCGAACCGAAAACTACAACACACCTGATGTAGCGGTACATGTGGAATCGGATGTTACTTCAAAAAGTGTAAATATCGCTCTGCAAAACTGTCGAATAGAACTtgatatatctatatatgaTCGTCTTAGTGCCATTTTGGCACCCTCACCTTTTGCTGCCTATTCTTCGGAACATGGTTCTCAATTCGTGAAGCAAGAATCATCGAAATTAAcgtttattacaaatttaacaTCCACGGCTATGGAATTGATTTTGCGCTTTCCAATATATGACGCTAGACCTATTCACGATCCAAATCGCGTTCCATGgtggcaaaaaaatattcgaccTGATTATATGATAATTTCACTTGACCATGCTTGCATGAAGTTTGTTGGCGGAAAATTTGACATAttaacaaatgaattaaatgCTTACTACGTAGATAAAGAAAGAGACGATAAAGTTTGGATACTTAAAACCAATTCAATGAAAGTTAACTCTGAGGTTATTGATTATGTGAAAATCTCTGTAACAATACCAGATGAGTATTATTGGACGAGTATAAAAGATAATTTCTTAGTTGGCAATTTTAATGACAATATAAAACCAACAGATGCAGATAGTTTACCATTTAGTGCAAAACGTTTTTGCAGAGAAAGTGATACAATACAtaacaaaagtgaaaatatgGAGTCAGAAACTATATTGCTGCCAGGTGAAACGATAGAGCTAGCTGAATTTCGAAGGACTACAATGCGCACTTCAAGGATACAGGTAGAAGTGACAGTACCCAATTTACACATTATATTAGAATCAAAGAAGTTTTACGAAGTTATTTATAACCGCTTCAACACGGACCTTTTTATGTGGGAACCCAGCTCAcctattttaaattctattaatACGATATGTGTCGAAAACAAGCaaagtatatacaatatacctAGTTCTTCCGAGCCTCAATATAGCCGTTTTAATGAATTTGATTTATCTGAATCTGAAGAAAGCGGCTCATTCGCAGAAcagaatataaatttgaaaggTATTTCTATGACAGAGAGTATATATTTTTCGACACTTGACTCGCACAACACAGAAGATATCTATAGAGAAGagattaacataaaaaaaagtcAATTCTCCATTAATGTTTCAATACGAAATGGATTAGTTGAACTATTTGTTCCTATAAGAGATACAGAGAATCAAATTATGCCTGAAGATATGGGCAAAATAGATATCAATGTTAATGAACTCAACATATTTTCTGTGAATGGGTACaattctaataaaaatgtatgctaTCTGTGCATTGAAATTGATGATATTAAAATGGACCATTGTGGACTATTGCACGAAATTTCCACAAAGCTTATaaatgaaaatgagcgaaatatgcaaaaaactTTCTATAAAACTCCGAGAGGTTTGTTGAAATCTAATCAACCACCAATTATAGAACGAGAAATGATTTCTTTGGTGATCGAAACTAAACGTGTACCGGAACAAAGGGTCAAACGAATTGTGGTGACTACCGGTATTCAGCAGGCAACATTGGGGTACCATCCCTCTATAACAAATCAGTTTTGGCTAAATCAGCTTATAGATTTTCTTGATGTGGTCGATTACCCTATAGAAGGGTATGTACCATTTGGAATTATAACAGAAATGCAGCTGCATTTATGGAATTGTGCAATAGACTATCGTCCGACAAACTTCGATTATCGGGCAATTGTCGAATTGGGTGCTTTTACAATAAGTAGTAATGTTATTTCTTCTGTAGCAGGCTGCAATTTGCGTTTCATAGTGGaagattttgttttatatatcgcacaaaataaagaaaacacaaaaagccAAAACTCTAACAAAATCCCAATTGATTCAAAGTATTTGGTGCCAGTACTTGACATCGGGTTAGTCGACATATCACTTAGGCTAAATGAAAACTCGGAAAAGTATCCGAAATTCGATTTACGATGTTCTGTGCATGATGCACATTTGCGAACATGCAGCGATTCGGGAAAAGCACTAGCCCAACTTATAGAACATCTGGCAAATGATGGTGACACCGTTGAACctgaacaaaatatttcaagtacAACAACATTGCAGCAATCTAGATTAGAAATCAACGAAACACCTACTTTGGTTGAACATAAGAGAAAAGAAAGTTTAACTGAGCAGCAAGATTGGCAACAAGAACGAGTAAATATAATGATGGCAGAAGCCCTCAGAGAAACAATCACTTTGAGTGCAGTGCCCTcaacatcaaaaaattcaaaacttgcTGGACATGGAATTGAGCCCTTCTACTTCCCAGATGAGCAACAACCTGGTATATTGGACGACGATTATGATTGTGGAGATAATTTGTCTGCAATTGTAAATTTTGAACATCACGTTATGTCTTCGTCGTATTGTCCAGCAGAACCAAATGTGGACGTGTTACCACAGATTAAATCCGATTTGGGCGATATTAATAATGAACGCTTATATAGTATGCATAGACGTCATCCACGTGAGGACGAATATTGCGTGATATCCGAAGATGAACGACGAAAAGTGTCGCAATGTGGAGTACTCGAACTGAAATTATGTGAAGACCCTATACGAATAGTTGACAACCACTTTTGCTTACCTTCTAATAAGTTAGATTTACTTAAACCTCCGGATGATTTTCCAATGCCTGTATCTCGATACACACTTTGTGAGATGACATTCACATGGCATCTATATGGTGGAAAAGACTTTCTTACGACAACAGATGATATTAGTGCCAAAGATGATCCAGGTCACTTTCGGATGTCTGATGCCTACAAACATGGTGTGTCATATTCAAAGGGAAGCAATAGTGTTTCCGGttctaaaaaatcaaaagatCTGTCGTGGAAAACAATTGGAGGTGTGCAGCGAAATCATGATATACTTGTTGAAATTCAACTGACCAAAGTACGATTGTCACATGAAATTTATCCAACTCATATAACACAAGCTTCGCGACAAGTACTTGTAATTCACGACATAGAAATCAGAGATAGATTAAAATCGtcggaaataaataaatttttgtataatccTAATTTTAAAACTACATCACAGAAATGTCCACAGCAAATGCTTGTAGTAAAGGCTTTGCATGTTAGACCAAAGCCGATAATTAGTTCGGCACAAGAGTGCTCATTAAGGATATCACTTTTGCCAATGCGGCTTAACATCGATCAAGATACACTTATTTTCTTAGCAGATTATTTCACAAATATTGGAAGTAAAATGAAAGAGACGAACTTATCGGACAATAATCAACCGGCTGAAGCACACGCTCCTATAATGGATGTAGAACTAACGGAAGATGAAGAGGATTTGCAAGCGCGGAACCTCATATCGACAAATCTTGAGTTACTAGAAAATGAGGTAATCGACAAAACTGAAAAACAAAGTGAGGAGATAGAAAAATCATCTCCAATATATTTCCGTGAAGTAATATTTGGTCCAGATGTATCAATACGTTTCGACTATCACGGTCGTCGAGTGGAGCTTTCTAGGGGTCCCATAGCAGGGCTTCTAATGGGCCTAGGACAACTGCAATGctctgaaattaaattaaagaaaataatttaccgTCGTGGCTTCTTAGGTGTAGACAAACTTGTAGCATACTTATGCAGGGAATGGTTAAAGGACATTAAGAGGAATCAACTaccaaaaattttgaagggtGTCGGGCCAACTTATTCCTTCGTGCAATTTATACAAGGTGTAATTgacttattccgtttgccaatTGAACAATATCAACGGGATGGACGTTTAATTCGTGGAATTCAACTGGGCGCACAAAGTTTTACAGCAAGAACAGCGTTAGCTGCTCTAGAAATAACTTCACGTGTTATTCAGATTTTACAATTTACAGCTGAGACAGCATTCGACATGGTGTCCTCTGGTCCATCTATAAGAACTATTCGCAGACATCGTAGAGATAGAAAAAGGCGATCTAATAGACCAAAAGACATGCGTGAAGGTGTAACAAATGCGTACCTGATATTGAAGGAGGGAATTAATGAATCTGCCGCCACACTTATAGAAACAGCCGCTGCAGAGCACGACCAGAAGGGATATACTGGGGCAGTAGGAGCTGTGATGAGACAGTTACCACAATTAGTTGTTTGTCCAGCAGTTTTGGCCACTCAGGCTACAACCAACATATTGGGCGGAGTCAAAAGCTCTCTTGTACCTGACGCCAAAGTTGAAGCACGTGAGAAGTGGAAAACTGATAttgattaa